A part of Carettochelys insculpta isolate YL-2023 chromosome 1, ASM3395843v1, whole genome shotgun sequence genomic DNA contains:
- the AKAP3 gene encoding A-kinase anchor protein 3, with product MTDNIDWLQSQSGLCKVDRYTPGGEEQNWTTDSAKLFKQAASDPLKVLSWLRKDLERCALGIQDVLKSTGKQKACESSREPSIGGQSIQMRNAPSPGGFSVYDEQFNMDIRSNSGSPDFHMEIKSTSSHKEPKDVESQPPSADAKQGVDDVSFYVNRLSNLVIAMARKEINDKTDGTDKCIHKSLFASLGEPGHKSIGVGTDEGKNNPSENTTHINMKEAKYEENPSSKKKTFFYKEVDEQSSNRNEQNHERMSARSENRTCHHKKRFGPDEFTNTLSKGILVYANNVVSDMMVSVMKTMKVQVNDSNIACVVLKKVILKHSKEVVSDLIDSCMKNLHNVTGTLMTDSDFVSAVKRSLFSQGSHKAAEIVQAMLNRLHSTLIVQKPAGDKSQSQSLAYASVKTGSRTAADAKAQNLRFSATKTETVTKEKEKEMTCAETVGNHIIKHGLTLWHQNQQKCNRCSKSQSSAKEAEPKPPENPHWGSEIQNIAKISGDSWAKDLIVTALLLIQYHLIQQENAGKGTAEGGKTNKAGTTAFGFLSHESHDKGGCSSFRPSSAKDQNPPKQSDDSDSQKSELQKHNPENDMSSIILMLIRKLINETGCKIEGQQGNCMVDETNRNPGKTSEGQTLSEVEQSCEEAITGLTKMITDQFDISGKEEGSGQFIDSLVDTVTKLCLMIAKYSNPESALAEIREREDGTGSMDSKHTGTADAELGSGEDNASGRKVVVMNQNLSESAHDKQLQALLQWVAASQTNVPVLYFLDEDDEFLNKLQQLSSIAVEKGYSVGEVIQAVLKYEKEKQLGEALGNFVRLPVLDWLLNNL from the coding sequence ACTGATTCAGCAAAACTTTTCAAACAAGCCGCATCTGATCCACTCAAAGTCTTGAGCTGGCTCCGAAAAGATCTTGAAAGATGTGCACTTGGAATCCAGGATGTGCTGAAGTCTACTGGTAAACAAAAGGCTTGTGAGAGTTCCAGGGAACCATCAATAGGTGGGCAGAGCATTCAAATGCGCAATGCTCCCTCACCAGGTGGTTTCAGTGTCTATGATGAGCAGTTTAACATGGACATTAGATCCAACAGTGGGTCACCCGATTTTCATATGGAAATAAAAAGCACCTCAAGTCACAAGGAGCCAAAGGATGTAGAAAGTCAGCCACCTTCTGCCGATGCCAAGCAAGGTGTGGATGATGTCTCTTTTTATGTTAACAGACTGTCTAACCTTGTCATTGCAATGGCACGTAAAGAGATTAATGACAAGACAGATGGCACTGATAAGTGTATACACAAGTCACTTTTTGCCTCTCTGGGAGAACCAGGTCACAAGTCTATTGGAGTGGGCACAGACGAAGGCAAAAATAATCCATCAGAGAATACAACTCATATTAATATGAAGGAAGCCAAATATGAAGAGAATCCATCTTCcaagaagaaaacatttttttataaAGAAGTAGATGAGCAGTCTTCAAATAGAAATGAGCAGAATCATGAGAGAATGTCAGCACGCAGTGAAAACAGAACATGCCATCATAAAAAACGCTTTGGCCCAGATGAATTTACAAATACTTTAAGCAAAGGGATTTTGGTTTATGCCAATAATGTGGTTTCAGACATGATGGTCTCCGTTATGAAAACCATGAAAGTTCAAGTGAATGATTCAAACATAGCTTGTGTGGTGCTGAAAAAAGTGATACTAAAGCACTCCAAGGAGGTAGTTTCAGACTTAATAGATTCCTGTATGAAAAATTTACACAATGTCACAGGAACACTCATGACTGACTCAGATTTTGTTTCTGCAGTGAAGCGGAGCCTATTCAGTCAAGGAAGTCATAAGGCTGCAGAAATAGTACAAGCAATGCTAAATCGTTTACATTCAACCTTAATAGTACAAAAACCAGCAGGAGATAAGTCCCAGTCTCAAAGTCTTGCATATGCATCGGTGAAGACAGGTTCACGAACCGCAGCAGATGCAAAGGCTCAGAACCTGAGGTTTTCAGCAACAAAAACTGAAACAGTTaccaaagagaaagaaaaagaaatgaccTGTGCAGAAACAGTTGGTAACCATATAATTAAACATGGGCTTACTCTGTGGCatcaaaaccaacaaaaatgcaACAGATGCTCGAAATCTCAGTCTTCAGCAAAGGAAGCTGAACCTAAACCTCCAGAAAATCCACACTGGGGGTCAGAAATTCAGAACATTGCCAAAATCTCAGGAGATTCATGGGCAAAAGATCTGATTGTGACAGCACTCTTGCTGATACAGTATCATCTTATCCAACAGGAGAATGCAGGCAAGGGCACAGCTGAGGGGGGCAAAACTAACAAAGCAGGGACCACTGCATTTGGATTCCTTTCGCATGAATCCCATGACAAAGGTGGTTGCAGTAGTTTCAGACCCTCCTCAGCAAAAGATCAGAATCCACCAAAACAAAGTGATGACTCAGATTCCCAGAAGTCAGAACTGCAAAAGCACAATCCTGAAAACGACATGTCCAGTATCATATTAATGCTCATCCGAAAATTAATAAATGAGACTGGTTGCAAAATAGAAGGCCAGCAAGGAAATTGCATGGTGGATGAAACCAACAGGAATCCTGGCAAAACCTCTGAGGGACAAACCCTTTCAGAAGTTGAACAGTCTTGTGAAGAGGCTATAACTGGACTGACAAAAATGATTACCGATCAGTTTGACATAAGTGGAAAAGAGGAGGGCAGTGGGCAATTTATTGACAGTTTGGTGGACACAGTGACAAAATTGTGTCTCATGATTGCCAAATACAGCAACCCCGAGTCTGCTCTAGCAGAGATAAGGGAGAGGGAAGATGGCACAGGCTCTATGGATTCCAAGCACACGGGAACTGCTGATGCGGAACTTGGATCAGGTGAAGACAACGCATCTGGTCGCAAAGTAGTCGTGATGAATCAGAATCTTTCTGAGAGTGCACATGACAAACAGCTCCAAGCACTCCTCCAGTGGGTAGCAGCCTCCCAGACAAATGTACCTGTGTTGTATTTCTTAGATGAAGATGATGAGTTTCTGAATAAG